In Legionella spiritensis, the following proteins share a genomic window:
- a CDS encoding Fur family transcriptional regulator, whose product MIYPDAFLEFCSTTSHKLTSLRKHILYILWSANKPLKAYEILDQLLQTMSNAKPPTVYRVLDYFVVNGLVHKIESIQSYTLCQEPDKQYASEILMVCDSCHGVLEVYDETLHGLLKRLSTNRQFALGADTIELKGICHLCQSQAP is encoded by the coding sequence ATGATTTATCCTGACGCGTTCCTTGAGTTTTGTTCGACGACCAGTCATAAATTAACCTCTCTGCGTAAACATATCCTGTATATTTTGTGGTCTGCGAATAAACCGCTGAAAGCCTATGAAATCCTGGATCAATTATTACAAACCATGTCCAACGCCAAACCGCCAACCGTTTATCGTGTGCTGGACTATTTTGTGGTGAATGGGCTGGTTCATAAAATTGAATCCATTCAATCCTATACTCTGTGTCAGGAGCCGGACAAACAATACGCCTCGGAAATACTGATGGTCTGTGATAGTTGTCATGGTGTTCTTGAGGTCTATGATGAAACGTTACATGGCTTGCTGAAACGGTTAAGCACCAATCGGCAGTTTGCATTGGGTGCAGATACTATTGAATTAAAAGGTATTTGCCATTTGTGTCAATCCCAGGCTCCGTGA
- a CDS encoding MFS transporter: MSDSMAVDRGGVLPRGGFMAWLVCLSAGLFFFYEFFQLNIFDVINQPLRHDFNLDATQLSWMSSTYLWADILFLLPAGIILDRFSVRRVILTAMLICVVGTVGFALTSSFVWASFFHFLSGIGNAFCFLSCVVLVSQWFPPRRQALVIGLLVTMAFLGGMMAHTPFARLNDHYGWRTSLLIDGGAGALLLIWIYMMVKDRPDSLDSRQKKQNEQTVFSGFMTALSNRQNWLAGFYTSFLNLPIMVLCALWGASYLHVVHQLPDMAASNVISLIFIGSIIGCPLAGWLSDRQGRRKPLMIAGALATLVTIIPLFLNHTLSQTELSVIFFALGFFTSTQVISYPLVAESNHLEHTGAATGVASVLIMGGGGVGQVFFGWLMQYHAGAASQHYTIADFQYAMWMFPLTAIAALLMVLLTRETHCRRLD, encoded by the coding sequence TTGTCCGATTCAATGGCAGTGGATAGAGGGGGTGTTTTGCCTCGCGGCGGTTTTATGGCATGGCTGGTGTGCCTGTCGGCCGGGTTGTTTTTCTTTTATGAATTTTTTCAACTCAATATTTTTGACGTCATTAATCAACCGTTACGTCATGATTTTAATCTCGATGCCACCCAGTTGAGCTGGATGTCCAGTACGTACCTTTGGGCGGATATTCTTTTTTTACTGCCGGCGGGGATCATTCTCGATCGCTTTTCCGTTCGCCGCGTTATTCTGACAGCCATGCTGATTTGTGTGGTGGGTACGGTCGGTTTCGCGTTGACCTCCTCATTTGTCTGGGCATCTTTTTTTCATTTTCTATCCGGCATTGGTAACGCGTTTTGTTTTTTGTCCTGCGTGGTTCTGGTGTCGCAATGGTTTCCGCCCCGTCGCCAGGCTCTTGTTATCGGCTTGCTGGTGACCATGGCGTTTCTCGGCGGCATGATGGCGCATACGCCTTTTGCCCGCTTAAATGACCACTACGGTTGGCGTACTTCCCTGTTAATTGACGGGGGTGCTGGCGCCTTATTGCTGATCTGGATTTATATGATGGTCAAGGACCGTCCGGATTCCCTCGATTCCAGGCAAAAAAAGCAAAACGAGCAAACGGTTTTCTCCGGTTTCATGACCGCCTTGTCCAATCGCCAGAACTGGCTTGCCGGCTTTTATACCTCGTTTCTCAATTTGCCTATTATGGTGCTTTGCGCGTTATGGGGTGCGAGTTATTTGCATGTTGTTCATCAGTTGCCCGATATGGCGGCCAGTAACGTGATCAGTCTCATATTTATCGGCAGTATTATAGGCTGCCCTTTGGCTGGTTGGTTGTCGGACAGGCAGGGTCGCCGTAAACCGTTAATGATTGCCGGCGCGCTGGCCACTTTGGTGACGATCATCCCGCTTTTTTTAAATCATACGTTAAGTCAAACGGAGTTAAGCGTGATATTCTTCGCCCTGGGATTTTTTACCAGCACGCAGGTCATCAGTTATCCTCTGGTGGCGGAAAGCAACCATCTGGAACACACCGGTGCGGCAACCGGCGTCGCTTCGGTGTTGATCATGGGGGGCGGCGGTGTTGGGCAGGTATTTTTTGGCTGGTTAATGCAATACCATGCCGGTGCGGCGTCACAACATTATACAATAGCTGATTTTCAATACGCGATGTGGATGTTTCCTCTGACCGCGATTGCTGCTCTGCTCATGGTATTGTTAACCCGGGAAACGCATTGCAGGCGTCTTGACTGA
- the hslV gene encoding ATP-dependent protease subunit HslV, giving the protein MEQYRGTTILSVRRGKKVVIGGDGQVSLGNTIMKGNARKVRRLYKDQVIAGFAGGTADAFTLFERFERKLEMHHGHLLRAAVELAKDWRTDKILRRLEALLAVADSKASLIITGNGDVIEPEEGLMAIGSGGPFAQSAARALLENTKLSAADIVRKALKIAGDICIYTNHNLTLEELDSDSE; this is encoded by the coding sequence TTGGAACAATATCGCGGAACGACCATCCTGTCCGTGCGACGGGGTAAAAAAGTAGTGATAGGCGGCGATGGTCAGGTGTCATTGGGCAATACCATTATGAAAGGCAATGCCCGTAAGGTCAGACGCCTGTATAAAGATCAGGTCATTGCGGGGTTTGCAGGTGGCACGGCGGATGCGTTTACATTGTTTGAGCGTTTTGAGCGGAAACTGGAGATGCACCACGGCCACTTGTTGCGCGCCGCGGTGGAGTTGGCGAAGGATTGGCGGACCGACAAAATTCTCAGACGCCTTGAAGCGTTACTGGCGGTTGCCGACAGCAAGGCGTCTTTGATTATTACCGGTAACGGGGATGTTATCGAGCCGGAAGAAGGTTTAATGGCTATCGGATCAGGCGGTCCTTTCGCTCAGTCGGCAGCGCGCGCCTTGCTGGAAAATACGAAATTATCAGCCGCGGATATTGTTCGTAAAGCGTTAAAAATAGCCGGTGATATTTGTATATACACCAACCATAATTTAACCCTTGAAGAATTGGATAGTGATAGTGAATAG
- a CDS encoding TerC/Alx family metal homeostasis membrane protein, giving the protein MPSVIEWWLLVLFFAIVIMVLSIDLVWLKGGRNHRVSTREALGWSLVWIGLALIFNVILWWSLYATHGVDIANRKSLEFFTGYLIEKSLSVDNLFVFIMIFHYFEIKVEQQRKLLLYGVISAILMRLVIILFGIWLVNRFDWIFYVFGILLLMSAVRLLFFDDDSHSLDNNVIMKISRRLFRVSHEKQDNRFFFMKNNKLYITPLLMAIIFIEFSDLIFAVDSIPAVFAITRDPIIVFTSNVFAILGLRAMYFLMANMNEQFYYLRHGLALILVFIAVKMLVHDLIDIPIVMTLGVIVTVLSVSIIGSVFSGKKR; this is encoded by the coding sequence ATGCCCTCGGTCATCGAATGGTGGTTGTTGGTTCTTTTTTTCGCCATCGTCATTATGGTGCTCTCAATTGATCTGGTGTGGCTTAAAGGTGGCCGCAACCACCGTGTATCAACCAGGGAAGCGTTGGGCTGGAGCCTGGTATGGATTGGACTCGCCTTAATCTTTAATGTGATTTTATGGTGGAGTCTGTACGCCACGCATGGGGTGGATATTGCTAACCGGAAATCTCTTGAATTTTTTACGGGTTACCTGATTGAGAAATCCCTGTCTGTCGATAATCTTTTTGTTTTTATCATGATTTTTCATTATTTTGAGATCAAGGTCGAACAACAGCGCAAATTACTGCTGTATGGCGTGATCAGTGCCATTTTGATGAGGCTTGTTATCATTTTGTTCGGGATCTGGCTGGTGAACAGGTTTGACTGGATTTTTTACGTATTTGGCATCCTGCTCCTGATGTCGGCGGTGCGACTTCTGTTTTTTGACGACGACAGCCATTCCCTGGACAACAATGTGATCATGAAAATAAGTCGCCGTCTGTTTCGGGTCAGCCATGAAAAACAGGACAACCGATTTTTCTTTATGAAAAACAATAAATTATATATAACTCCGTTGTTGATGGCCATCATCTTCATTGAATTCAGCGATTTGATTTTCGCCGTGGACAGTATTCCCGCGGTATTTGCCATCACCCGCGATCCGATCATCGTTTTTACCTCCAACGTGTTTGCCATTCTTGGTTTGCGGGCCATGTACTTCCTGATGGCCAACATGAACGAACAATTTTATTACTTAAGGCATGGCCTGGCTCTGATTTTAGTGTTTATCGCGGTGAAAATGCTGGTGCATGATCTGATTGATATTCCCATTGTGATGACGTTGGGTGTCATTGTGACGGTTCTGTCCGTTTCCATCATAGGGAGTGTGTTCAGTGGTAAAAAACGGTAA
- the hslU gene encoding ATP-dependent protease ATPase subunit HslU encodes MMTPREIVQELDKHIIGQDQAKRAVAIALRNRWRRMQISDETLRAEIMPKNILMIGPTGVGKTEIARRLAKLAQAPFIKVEATKFTEVGYVGRDVDSIIRDLADISAKQERELAMQKVEQQAQDAAEERVLDALLPSARGSLVEAEKDTSTRQIFRKQLREGSLDDNEIEIEISATPVGVEIMAPPGMEEMTSQLQAMFQQVGSGRTKTRKMKIGKAMKILREEEAGKLINEDDIKIRALEKVEQHGIVFIDELDKVAKRAEHGGGDVSREGVQRDLLPLVEGCTVSTKYGMIKSDHILFIASGAFHVSKPSDLIAELQGRLPIRVELGALSVDDFVRILTEPSASLTEQYIALMETEGLALSFDKTGIQRIAEVAWQVNETTENIGARRLYTVMERLLEMISFEATDKAGESVHVDKAYVNKHLGELLQNEDLARYIL; translated from the coding sequence ATGATGACTCCCCGGGAGATTGTGCAGGAACTTGATAAGCACATTATTGGCCAGGATCAGGCAAAACGAGCCGTGGCCATTGCCTTGCGCAATCGCTGGCGTCGCATGCAGATTTCAGATGAAACGCTGCGTGCTGAAATCATGCCTAAAAATATTCTGATGATAGGTCCGACCGGTGTCGGAAAAACGGAAATAGCAAGACGTCTTGCGAAACTGGCGCAGGCACCGTTTATCAAGGTTGAAGCCACGAAATTCACTGAGGTGGGTTATGTTGGCCGGGACGTGGATTCCATCATTCGTGATTTAGCCGATATTTCCGCCAAGCAGGAGCGGGAGCTGGCTATGCAAAAGGTAGAACAACAGGCTCAGGATGCCGCGGAAGAGCGGGTTCTGGATGCTCTGTTACCATCGGCGCGAGGTAGTCTCGTTGAGGCGGAAAAGGATACATCCACCCGCCAGATATTTCGCAAGCAGTTGCGCGAAGGCAGTCTGGATGACAACGAAATTGAAATTGAAATATCGGCGACGCCGGTTGGTGTCGAGATTATGGCGCCTCCGGGCATGGAAGAAATGACCAGCCAGTTGCAGGCCATGTTTCAGCAGGTAGGCAGCGGGCGTACCAAAACGCGTAAAATGAAAATTGGCAAAGCCATGAAGATTTTGCGAGAGGAAGAAGCAGGGAAGCTTATCAATGAAGATGATATTAAAATCCGCGCCCTTGAAAAAGTAGAGCAGCATGGCATCGTTTTTATTGATGAACTGGACAAGGTCGCGAAGCGGGCGGAACACGGCGGCGGGGACGTGTCACGCGAAGGGGTACAGCGCGATCTGCTACCCCTGGTTGAGGGATGTACGGTGTCGACCAAATACGGCATGATCAAATCGGATCATATCCTTTTTATCGCTTCCGGTGCGTTTCATGTTTCCAAACCGTCTGATCTGATTGCCGAGTTACAGGGGCGGTTGCCGATCCGGGTTGAATTGGGCGCCTTGAGTGTCGATGATTTTGTCCGCATATTAACCGAACCCAGCGCGTCCCTGACGGAGCAGTACATTGCTCTCATGGAAACGGAAGGATTGGCGTTGAGCTTTGATAAAACAGGGATTCAACGCATTGCGGAAGTAGCCTGGCAAGTCAATGAAACAACGGAAAATATTGGTGCCCGCCGCTTATATACGGTTATGGAGCGTCTGCTGGAAATGATTTCCTTTGAAGCGACCGATAAGGCCGGTGAATCCGTTCATGTCGATAAAGCCTATGTGAACAAGCATTTGGGTGAGCTGTTGCAAAATGAGGATTTGGCTCGCTATATTCTTTGA
- a CDS encoding MFS transporter, protein MQMVEEYRETGKFATRILPWIVCFSASLFFFYEFIQGNMFASIADNIMRDFHVQADKMAYLSSIYYVSNVIFLFVAGTVLDKYSTRKTIIAAMALCIVSTFILAHAQSFYLALLCRFMTGIGSAFCFIGPVRVASRWFPPRRMAMVTGVIVTIGMMGGMLAQYPLTKLVAYMGWRDALVQVGWLGVMMSGIMLFGLIEKERQPAAAAAKPVTALDAIKKAYFNSQNLRAALYTSLMNMAIAVFGAMMGSLYLVQKMGISKEDASLVNSMLFLGAIIGGPVIGWLSDRLALRIVPMKIGVVASLVTMLAILFLPVSLPLMKILFFLLGFFTASQVISYALVAESSSPLITATAVSVISFLTQGGYVIYQNLFSALLVSHGGMKMQAGIPVYSLGDYQYAAAMLPIGLIVAFLAVQGLRETHGQPVAEG, encoded by the coding sequence ATGCAGATGGTGGAAGAATATAGGGAAACAGGTAAATTCGCGACCCGGATTTTGCCGTGGATTGTCTGTTTCAGTGCGTCACTGTTCTTTTTTTATGAGTTTATTCAAGGCAATATGTTTGCCTCCATCGCGGATAATATCATGCGGGATTTTCACGTACAGGCCGATAAAATGGCTTATCTGTCCAGCATATATTATGTTTCCAATGTTATTTTTCTGTTTGTCGCCGGTACGGTGCTGGATAAATATTCCACCCGCAAAACTATCATCGCCGCCATGGCGCTTTGTATTGTCAGTACATTTATCCTGGCCCACGCCCAATCTTTTTATCTGGCCTTGCTGTGCCGCTTTATGACGGGGATTGGCAGCGCGTTTTGTTTTATCGGGCCGGTACGGGTGGCGTCACGCTGGTTTCCTCCCCGACGAATGGCTATGGTGACCGGAGTCATTGTCACCATTGGCATGATGGGCGGCATGCTGGCGCAGTACCCCTTAACCAAACTGGTGGCCTACATGGGTTGGCGTGACGCGCTTGTGCAGGTTGGCTGGCTGGGCGTGATGATGTCAGGAATCATGCTTTTTGGCCTTATTGAAAAAGAGCGGCAGCCTGCTGCCGCGGCGGCAAAACCGGTTACCGCACTTGACGCCATCAAAAAAGCCTATTTCAATTCCCAAAATCTGCGTGCGGCGCTTTATACCAGTTTGATGAACATGGCTATTGCCGTGTTTGGCGCCATGATGGGTTCCTTGTATCTGGTGCAGAAAATGGGTATCAGCAAGGAAGACGCGTCTCTGGTAAATTCCATGCTGTTTTTAGGGGCTATCATTGGCGGGCCTGTTATCGGTTGGCTGTCGGACAGATTGGCTTTGCGTATTGTGCCTATGAAAATAGGGGTGGTCGCTTCTCTGGTGACGATGCTGGCCATCTTATTCCTGCCGGTGTCCCTGCCCCTCATGAAAATACTGTTTTTCCTGTTGGGCTTTTTTACCGCGTCGCAGGTCATTAGTTATGCGCTGGTTGCGGAAAGCAGCTCACCATTAATCACCGCAACGGCTGTCAGCGTGATTTCGTTTTTAACCCAGGGCGGTTACGTTATTTATCAGAATCTGTTCAGTGCCTTGCTGGTAAGCCATGGCGGCATGAAGATGCAGGCAGGCATTCCTGTTTATTCTCTTGGTGATTATCAGTATGCGGCAGCCATGCTGCCCATTGGTTTAATAGTGGCGTTTCTGGCTGTGCAGGGGCTAAGGGAAACGCATGGACAGCCGGTAGCAGAGGGGTAA
- a CDS encoding thymidine kinase, producing MAKVYFYYSAMNAGKSTVLLQSSHNYREKGMQTLLLTPAVDSRCQQGVVASRIGLSELAYAFQAKDDLLAYVRRQQQDQSLACVLIDEAQFLSRDQVFQITEIADRLAIPVLAYGLRTDFRGELFPGSQYLLAWADELIEIKTICHCGRKATMNRRINAQGDVVWDGEQLFIGGNESYVSVCRKHFKTGETREKKDKKLCSNDTKRD from the coding sequence ATGGCAAAAGTGTATTTTTATTATTCGGCCATGAACGCCGGCAAGAGTACCGTGTTGCTCCAATCAAGTCATAATTACCGTGAAAAAGGCATGCAGACGCTGCTCCTGACCCCGGCGGTGGATTCTCGCTGCCAGCAAGGGGTGGTTGCCTCCCGCATCGGGCTGTCCGAACTGGCCTACGCGTTTCAGGCGAAGGATGATTTGCTGGCCTACGTTCGCCGGCAACAGCAGGATCAATCGCTTGCCTGTGTGTTGATCGACGAGGCGCAGTTTTTAAGCCGGGATCAGGTGTTTCAAATAACAGAAATTGCCGACAGGCTGGCTATCCCTGTGCTGGCCTATGGTTTGCGAACGGATTTTCGGGGTGAGTTATTCCCGGGCAGTCAGTATTTACTGGCGTGGGCCGATGAATTAATCGAGATCAAAACCATCTGCCATTGCGGGCGTAAAGCGACCATGAACAGGCGCATCAACGCGCAGGGCGATGTGGTTTGGGACGGCGAGCAATTGTTCATCGGCGGGAACGAATCTTACGTCTCCGTGTGTCGGAAACACTTTAAAACGGGGGAGACCAGGGAAAAAAAAGATAAAAAATTGTGCAGTAACGATACCAAAAGGGATTGA
- a CDS encoding SulP family inorganic anion transporter, whose translation MIAMREAYGAGLLQRSHWLGNIIAGIIVGVVALPLSMAFAIASGAKPEQGIYTAIVAGVVVSIFGGTRVQIAGPTGAFIAILAGITVQYGMDGLQIATLLAGFILVIMSLLRMGAVIRFIPDPVIVGFTSGIAVIIWVGQWKDFFGLPAVGGEHFHQKLWHLLQVLPHWHIATTALAVFSLLLVIYSQKCPGLKRVPGPLIALLAATVLQAVFNFKGVATIGTAFGGIPYGLPAFHWPELTLSRVIELIGPAFAIAMLGAIESLLSAVVADGMTGTRHNSNQELLGQGLANILTPLFSGFAATGAIARTATNIRNGGNTPVAGIVHALTLVLVLLLLAPLAVHIPLAVLAAILFVVAWNMSEARHFIRMMKQAPRADVAILLITFLLTVFVDLVVAVNIGVILAIVHFLRRMASSVELQLAGDEQLQEELSEENVSKLPEGVLVYIANGPLFFAAVDNFQRALATTHTEPKVLIIRLRWVPFIDGTALRSLEDVIKNLHKRGVRVLFSGANERVRGKLDKAGITELVGVGNMAKDFHTAVTLCKTLEKEGALWEQSTLPLASGYNSV comes from the coding sequence ATGATCGCCATGCGTGAAGCTTATGGAGCCGGACTGTTACAGCGGAGTCACTGGCTGGGCAATATTATCGCCGGTATTATTGTCGGTGTGGTGGCGCTTCCTTTGTCCATGGCTTTTGCAATCGCCTCCGGCGCCAAGCCGGAGCAAGGTATTTACACGGCCATCGTGGCGGGTGTGGTCGTTTCCATCTTTGGTGGGACCCGTGTTCAGATTGCAGGTCCGACCGGGGCGTTCATCGCCATTTTAGCCGGTATAACCGTGCAATATGGTATGGATGGATTACAGATAGCCACGCTGCTCGCAGGATTTATATTGGTTATCATGAGCCTGTTGCGAATGGGAGCGGTTATCCGATTTATTCCCGATCCGGTTATAGTCGGATTTACCTCCGGCATTGCTGTGATCATCTGGGTTGGCCAGTGGAAGGATTTCTTCGGTCTGCCCGCGGTAGGCGGTGAACATTTTCACCAGAAATTATGGCATTTGCTCCAGGTTTTGCCGCATTGGCATATAGCCACGACGGCGTTGGCTGTCTTTTCCCTGCTTCTGGTTATCTATTCTCAAAAATGTCCCGGTTTGAAACGCGTACCGGGTCCATTGATTGCCTTATTGGCCGCAACTGTTCTGCAGGCTGTTTTCAATTTTAAAGGCGTTGCCACCATTGGCACGGCGTTTGGCGGGATCCCTTACGGTTTGCCGGCTTTTCATTGGCCGGAGTTAACCCTGTCGCGGGTGATCGAACTGATTGGCCCTGCTTTTGCCATCGCCATGCTCGGTGCCATCGAATCGCTGCTCTCCGCAGTCGTCGCGGATGGTATGACCGGCACAAGACACAATTCCAACCAGGAGTTGCTGGGGCAGGGATTGGCGAATATTCTGACGCCATTGTTCAGCGGGTTTGCCGCGACCGGCGCTATCGCCAGAACCGCGACCAACATCCGTAATGGCGGCAATACCCCGGTTGCAGGTATCGTTCATGCCCTGACACTGGTGCTGGTGCTCTTGTTGCTGGCTCCCCTGGCTGTCCATATCCCGCTGGCTGTACTGGCCGCTATTTTATTTGTTGTAGCCTGGAATATGAGTGAAGCGCGTCATTTTATCCGTATGATGAAACAGGCGCCGCGAGCGGATGTAGCTATTTTACTGATCACCTTTCTTTTGACCGTATTTGTTGATCTGGTCGTTGCCGTTAATATTGGTGTCATTCTGGCTATTGTACATTTTCTGAGACGAATGGCTTCCAGCGTCGAATTGCAATTAGCCGGCGACGAACAGCTTCAGGAAGAATTGTCTGAGGAAAATGTTTCCAAATTACCGGAAGGTGTTCTGGTTTACATTGCAAACGGCCCTTTGTTTTTTGCCGCCGTTGACAATTTCCAGCGTGCGCTGGCTACGACCCATACAGAGCCGAAAGTATTAATTATTCGCTTGCGCTGGGTACCCTTTATCGATGGCACGGCGCTGCGTTCTCTGGAGGACGTTATCAAAAATCTGCATAAACGGGGTGTTCGCGTCCTGTTTAGTGGTGCTAACGAACGGGTGCGCGGCAAACTGGATAAGGCGGGCATCACGGAACTGGTCGGAGTCGGCAATATGGCTAAGGATTTCCACACGGCTGTGACTCTATGTAAAACACTGGAAAAAGAGGGGGCGCTTTGGGAGCAGTCGACACTGCCGCTCGCTTCCGGTTATAACTCAGTCTGA
- a CDS encoding NAD(P)-dependent alcohol dehydrogenase translates to MIPAKGYAAQSAKALLTPYSFERRDVQEHDVLIDIHYCGICHSDIHQAREEWGGSLFPMVPGHEIIGVVSEIGSAVTKYQAGDRVGVGCFVDSCRRCTNCHEGLEQFCNEGMTATYNDMERDGSRLTQGGYSNRIVVNEDYVLRIPDNLPMDAAAPLLCAGITLYSPLKHWGAGPGKKVAIIGLGGLGHMGVKIAHAMGAEVTVLSHSLNKADDGKRMGADHFYATSDPATFKQLGNQFDLIINTVSARIDWNDYLKLLKRDGTMVVVGLPENEIPINAFSLVSARRSLAGSLIGGIQETQDMLDFCGKHNIACDIELIPIQQVNEAYERVLKSDVRYRFVIDMASLNNTAQVP, encoded by the coding sequence ATGATACCGGCAAAAGGTTATGCAGCCCAATCCGCGAAAGCACTACTGACCCCCTATTCTTTTGAGCGCCGTGACGTTCAGGAACACGACGTCCTGATAGACATTCATTATTGCGGCATATGCCATTCGGATATCCATCAGGCCCGGGAAGAATGGGGCGGTTCCCTGTTTCCCATGGTACCTGGACACGAAATTATCGGGGTGGTGAGCGAAATCGGCTCCGCGGTCACAAAATATCAGGCGGGAGACCGGGTTGGAGTGGGCTGCTTCGTGGACTCCTGCCGTCGCTGCACCAATTGCCATGAAGGATTGGAGCAATTTTGTAATGAAGGCATGACCGCTACCTACAACGATATGGAACGCGACGGCAGCCGGCTGACCCAGGGCGGATACTCCAACCGGATCGTTGTCAATGAAGATTACGTGTTACGTATTCCCGACAATTTGCCGATGGATGCCGCAGCGCCTTTGCTCTGTGCCGGCATCACCTTATATTCTCCGCTGAAACATTGGGGAGCCGGGCCGGGGAAAAAAGTGGCCATCATCGGCCTTGGCGGGCTGGGTCATATGGGTGTAAAAATCGCGCATGCCATGGGCGCTGAAGTGACTGTTTTGAGTCATTCTCTAAACAAGGCGGACGACGGGAAACGTATGGGGGCCGATCATTTTTATGCCACCTCCGATCCGGCCACGTTCAAACAGCTCGGCAACCAGTTTGATCTCATCATCAATACTGTGTCAGCACGGATTGACTGGAACGACTATCTGAAATTACTGAAACGTGACGGCACCATGGTTGTTGTCGGTCTTCCTGAAAATGAGATCCCGATCAACGCGTTTTCCCTGGTCAGCGCACGCCGCAGTCTCGCCGGCTCATTAATTGGAGGGATTCAGGAAACTCAGGATATGCTTGATTTTTGTGGCAAACATAATATTGCCTGCGACATTGAACTCATACCTATACAACAGGTTAACGAAGCCTATGAACGTGTTTTAAAAAGCGACGTACGTTATCGCTTCGTGATTGATATGGCCTCTCTTAACAACACCGCGCAGGTTCCGTAA
- a CDS encoding phosphopentomutase, translating into MSGRVCVLLMDSLGIGASLDASGYGDTGANTFGHIHDACQDGHADRKGLRQGPLVIPNLAAAGLYHATMASFAATSFTLDGMKEPSGYYGYAVEQSLGKDTPSGHWELAGVPVTFEWGYFPEQIPCFPEKLIKDFIAKTGLPGVLGEKHASGTTIIEELGAQHIKTGKPIVYTSADSVFQIAAHEEHFGLSRLYDICDVARKLVDEYQIGRVIARPFVGKPGHFTRTGNRRDYATPPPAPTLLDRLKEAGREVIAIGKTADIFAHQGITQTIKADGNMALFDATLSTLQRAPAGSLIFTNFVDFDSSYGHRRDVAGYAHALEQFDKRMPELHALLKDDDLIVITADHGCDPTFPGSDHTREHIPVLVYGPRSPSRFIGRRETFADVGQSLAEYLGIDPMLHGVSFL; encoded by the coding sequence ATGTCTGGACGTGTTTGTGTTTTATTGATGGATTCTCTTGGTATCGGTGCCAGTCTTGATGCGTCCGGCTACGGGGATACCGGTGCAAACACGTTTGGCCACATTCATGACGCTTGTCAGGATGGTCACGCCGACAGGAAAGGGTTACGGCAAGGCCCTCTGGTTATTCCCAATCTGGCCGCAGCCGGTTTGTATCACGCCACCATGGCCAGTTTCGCGGCGACCTCGTTTACACTGGATGGCATGAAGGAGCCATCAGGATATTACGGGTATGCGGTGGAGCAGAGTCTGGGCAAAGATACTCCAAGCGGACATTGGGAACTGGCCGGAGTCCCCGTGACCTTTGAATGGGGATATTTTCCCGAACAAATTCCCTGCTTTCCGGAAAAATTGATTAAGGATTTCATTGCAAAAACAGGGTTACCTGGGGTTTTGGGAGAAAAACACGCGTCCGGTACGACCATTATTGAAGAATTGGGTGCCCAGCATATTAAAACAGGAAAACCCATTGTCTATACGTCCGCCGACAGCGTGTTTCAAATCGCGGCCCATGAAGAACATTTTGGTTTGTCGCGCTTGTATGACATTTGTGACGTCGCCAGGAAACTGGTCGATGAATACCAGATTGGCCGTGTAATCGCCAGACCGTTTGTCGGCAAGCCGGGGCATTTTACCCGCACCGGGAACCGGCGGGATTATGCCACTCCGCCGCCTGCACCGACCTTGCTGGACAGGCTGAAAGAGGCGGGAAGAGAGGTTATCGCCATTGGCAAGACGGCGGATATTTTTGCCCATCAGGGCATTACGCAAACCATTAAGGCCGACGGCAATATGGCTTTGTTTGATGCGACGCTGTCCACGTTGCAACGGGCACCGGCCGGAAGTTTGATTTTCACCAATTTTGTCGATTTTGATTCCTCGTATGGCCACCGTCGTGACGTGGCGGGCTATGCCCACGCACTGGAACAATTTGATAAAAGAATGCCGGAATTGCACGCGCTGCTGAAGGATGATGACTTGATTGTTATCACGGCTGATCATGGTTGCGATCCGACCTTTCCCGGATCTGATCATACCCGTGAGCATATTCCGGTCCTGGTATACGGGCCACGCTCGCCATCCCGGTTTATAGGGCGGCGTGAGACGTTTGCCGATGTGGGACAAAGTCTGGCTGAGTATCTTGGTATCGATCCAATGCTACATGGGGTTTCCTTTCTCTGA